In Streptomyces sp. P3, one DNA window encodes the following:
- a CDS encoding D-alanyl-D-alanine carboxypeptidase family protein: MATAATAPLAAAPFLAGPAAAATRGVVGGARLAAGGVQAGAGAAALPGKLTARAWLVADHDSGEVLASYRAHLRVAPASTLKMLFADTLLDRFAPTERRTVTDADLAGVPSGSSLVGVRTGVTYTVEQLWLGVFLRSGNDAVQVLARMNGGVAKTVAEMQARAADLQALDTHVVSPDGYDHPGQLSSAYDLALFARHGLRDAGFRAHCATRTARFPAGGGRTRVIENTDRLLSGSSGVTPYPGLIGVKNGFTSSAGNTFAGAATRAGRTLIVTVLHPESGHNAVYGETAALLDWGFAQRSSARPVGTLVEALSEGGKKATAVPAPPYPGARRASSAGGGPDGWGMLGGAGGAVALAVGGAYAVRRRRTRQTPPGS; this comes from the coding sequence TTGGCGACAGCGGCCACGGCGCCCCTCGCGGCCGCACCGTTCCTCGCCGGGCCGGCCGCCGCGGCGACGCGCGGCGTGGTCGGCGGGGCCCGGCTGGCCGCCGGTGGCGTCCAGGCCGGCGCGGGCGCCGCCGCACTGCCGGGGAAGCTGACCGCCCGCGCCTGGCTGGTCGCCGACCACGACAGCGGCGAGGTGCTCGCCTCGTACCGCGCGCATCTGCGGGTCGCGCCCGCGTCCACGCTGAAGATGCTGTTCGCGGACACTCTGCTGGACAGGTTCGCGCCTACCGAGCGGCGCACCGTGACCGACGCGGACCTGGCCGGCGTGCCGTCCGGCTCCAGCCTCGTCGGCGTCCGGACCGGCGTCACGTACACCGTCGAACAGCTGTGGCTGGGCGTCTTCCTGCGCTCGGGCAACGACGCCGTGCAGGTGCTCGCCCGGATGAACGGCGGGGTCGCGAAGACGGTCGCCGAGATGCAGGCGAGGGCGGCCGACCTCCAGGCGCTGGACACCCACGTCGTGAGCCCCGACGGGTACGACCACCCGGGCCAGTTGTCCTCCGCCTACGACCTCGCCCTGTTCGCCCGGCACGGCCTGCGCGACGCCGGCTTCCGCGCCCACTGTGCCACCAGGACCGCCCGCTTCCCGGCCGGCGGCGGGCGGACCCGCGTGATCGAGAACACCGACCGGCTGCTGTCGGGCTCCTCCGGGGTGACCCCGTACCCGGGTCTGATCGGGGTGAAGAACGGCTTCACCAGCAGCGCCGGCAACACCTTCGCCGGCGCCGCGACCCGGGCCGGCCGCACACTGATCGTCACCGTGCTGCATCCCGAGAGCGGCCACAACGCCGTCTACGGGGAGACGGCCGCACTGCTCGACTGGGGCTTCGCGCAGCGGAGTTCGGCGCGGCCCGTGGGGACGCTGGTCGAGGCGTTGAGCGAGGGCGGGAAGAAGGCGACGGCCGTGCCGGCGCCGCCGTATCCAGGGGCGCGGCGGGCCTCGTCGGCGGGCGGTGGGCCGGACGGCTGGGGGATGCTCGGCGGGGCCGGGGGAGCGGTGGCGCTCGCGGTGGGCGGGGCGTACGCGGTGCGCAGACGGCGCACCCGGCAGACTCCGCCGGGCAGTTGA
- a CDS encoding MazG-like family protein, with the protein MSTEPPHAHPVPPPHAQPVPLPGREPASPSSQTGETVELWATVDALRAWLDAGRVHDGLDGLLLRVLKLSEEVGEVAQAVIGATGQNPRKGVTHTWDDVRSELCDVIITALVALRTLTPDAQAVFTAHLARVAERSLCGAGDHRST; encoded by the coding sequence ATGAGCACCGAGCCGCCCCACGCCCACCCCGTGCCCCCGCCCCACGCGCAGCCCGTGCCCCTGCCCGGACGAGAGCCCGCCTCCCCGTCCTCGCAGACCGGCGAAACGGTTGAGCTCTGGGCCACCGTCGACGCCCTCCGTGCCTGGCTGGACGCCGGGCGCGTGCACGACGGCCTCGACGGACTCCTGCTGCGCGTGCTGAAGCTGTCGGAGGAGGTCGGCGAGGTCGCCCAGGCGGTCATCGGCGCGACCGGGCAGAACCCGCGCAAGGGCGTCACCCACACCTGGGACGACGTCCGCAGCGAGCTGTGCGACGTGATCATCACGGCGCTGGTCGCGCTGCGCACACTCACGCCGGACGCGCAGGCGGTGTTCACGGCGCATCTGGCGCGGGTGGCGGAGCGGTCCCTCTGCGGCGCGGGCGACCACCGCTCGACGTAA
- a CDS encoding DoxX family membrane protein has protein sequence MTCYDRRDLGLLLLRLGTGGVLAAHGAQKLFGWFGGHGLEGTGQFMESVGYAPGKASATAAGLAEAGGGTLLALGLATPAAGAAAAGAMAGASAVHTPNGFFAASGGYEHAASLGLAAAGLAVTGPGRLSLDHALGHTVDRSWMVPAALGVTAAVTAVVVGLRNQRLRRREEGEQEALFEN, from the coding sequence GTGACCTGTTACGACCGACGTGATCTCGGCCTGCTGCTGCTCCGGCTGGGCACCGGCGGAGTGCTGGCGGCACACGGCGCGCAGAAGCTTTTCGGCTGGTTCGGCGGACACGGCCTGGAAGGGACCGGCCAGTTCATGGAGTCCGTCGGCTACGCGCCGGGCAAGGCGAGCGCCACCGCGGCGGGTCTGGCGGAGGCCGGCGGAGGCACACTGCTGGCGCTGGGCCTCGCCACCCCGGCGGCCGGCGCCGCGGCCGCCGGCGCGATGGCGGGCGCGTCCGCCGTCCACACGCCCAACGGCTTCTTCGCGGCGAGCGGCGGCTACGAGCACGCCGCCTCCCTGGGCCTGGCCGCCGCGGGCCTCGCCGTCACCGGACCCGGCCGGCTCTCCCTCGACCACGCCCTCGGGCACACCGTCGACCGCAGCTGGATGGTCCCGGCCGCGCTCGGCGTGACGGCCGCCGTCACGGCGGTGGTCGTGGGCCTGCGCAACCAGCGGCTGCGCAGGCGGGAGGAGGGCGAGCAGGAGGCGCTGTTCGAGAACTAG